One genomic segment of Vigna radiata var. radiata cultivar VC1973A unplaced genomic scaffold, Vradiata_ver6 scaffold_246, whole genome shotgun sequence includes these proteins:
- the LOC106778274 gene encoding probable xyloglucan galactosyltransferase GT14: MEKSALIFRGCYDNHHFCLAILFSFLFCTLFLSFRAPNKALTFKHLNPATTTDPCFGRYVYIHQLPSRFNDDLLHNCHTLTRGTDKPNMCPYMQNMGLGPQILTSQGVLTNNTWYATNQFLLEVIFHNRMTKYACLTNDSSVASAIFVPFYAGLDVSRFLWLSNLTHRDSSGRDLLQWLANRPEWKKMWGRDHFLISGRIAWDFRRQRDEESYWGSKFRFLPESMNMSMLAVEASSWNNDYAIPYPTSFHPSDDTQVLQWQKKIRHQKRPYLFTFTGAPRPELEGSIRGKIIDQCRASSVCKFVDCSYGVERCDDPVNVIKVFRSSVFCLQPQGDSYTRRSIFDSMLAGCIPVFFHPGTAYSQYKWHLPRNRTGYSVYIPVKDVKQWNTSVEEVLLGISESEVLAMREEVIKVIPNIIYADPRSKLDFFEDAFDLAVKGMLERIEKVREATRRGRDPSIGFADEDHYKYTFSQSYS; encoded by the coding sequence ATGGAAAAATCAGCCCTGATCTTCAGAGGTTGCTACGACAACCACCACTTCTGCCTTGCTAttctcttctcctttctctTCTGCACTTTATTCCTATCATTTCGTGCTCCCAATAAGGCACTCACATTCAAACACCTGAACCCAGCCACCACCACTGATCCCTGCTTTGGCCGCTATGTTTATATCCACCAACTCCCTTCCCGCTTCAACGATGACTTGCTTCACAATTGCCACACCCTTACCAGAGGCACTGATAAACCCAACATGTGCCCGTATATGCAAAACATGGGCTTGGGTCCTCAGATTCTTACCTCTCAAGGGGTTTTAACCAACAACACTTGGTATGCCACCAACCAATTCTTGCTGGAGGTCATTTTTCATAACAGGATGACCAAATATGCTTGCTTGACCAACGATTCCTCCGTCGCCTCTGCAATCTTTGTCCCCTTTTATGCTGGTCTTGACGTTAGCCGTTTCCTTTGGCTCTCTAATCTCACTCACAGAGATTCCTCCGGTCGAGATCTTCTTCAATGGCTTGCAAACAGACCCGAGTGGAAGAAAATGTGGGGCAGAGACCATTTCCTTATTTCTGGGAGGATTGCTTGGGATTTCAGGAGACAGCGCGACGAGGAGTCCTATTGGGGTAGCAAGTTCAGATTTCTTCCTGAATCCATGAACATGTCCATGTTAGCAGTCGAAGCTAGTTCGTGGAATAACGACTACGCTATACCCTACCCAACTTCTTTCCATCCCTCGGATGACACTCAAGTTCTGCAATGGCAGAAAAAAATCAGACATCAAAAGCGGCCCTACTTGTTTACTTTCACCGGAGCTCCAAGGCCCGAGCTTGAAGGCTCTATCAGGGGTAAGATCATAGACCAGTGTCGAGCTTCGAGTGTTTGCAAATTCGTGGACTGCAGCTATGGTGTGGAGAGATGTGACGACCCTGTCAATGTTATAAAGGTGTTTCGAAGTTCTGTGTTCTGTTTGCAGCCTCAAGGTGACTCGTACACCAGAAGGTCCATTTTTGATTCTATGTTGGCCGGTTGTATTCCCGTTTTCTTTCATCCGGGCACTGCTTATTCACAGTACAAGTGGCATTTGCCTAGGAACAGGACAGGGTACTCTGTATATATACCGGTGAAGGATGTAAAACAATGGAATACCAGTGTGGAAGAGGTGTTGCTGGGAATCTCAGAGAGTGAGGTCTTAGCAATGAGGGAGGAGGTTATAAAGGTGAttccaaatattatttatgcGGATCCAAGGTCTAAGTTAGATTTCTTCGAAGACGCGTTTGATTTAGCAGTAAAAGGAATGCTTGAAAGAATAGAGAAGGTGAGGGAGGCAACAAGGAGAGGGAGAGATCCCAGCATTGGTTTTGCAGACGAAGACCATTATAAGTATACATTTTCACAAAGTTACAGCTAA
- the LOC106778254 gene encoding histidine protein methyltransferase 1 homolog: METFQLFSSSASGFGIFDDSAQQSPAIPPPPCVEVLASEVPSSAINNWDLVNLDGVTLLKGRVSTQQVFGLSNSDLVPGKYEGGLKLWEGSLDLIKALRSDIRTGLASFGGKRVLEVGCGHGLPGIFALLEGAAAVHFQDFNAEVLRCLTIPNLNANISGESQPSPSNPTICDKAEVRFFAGDWSGIDKLLPHVSTDDNCGGGYDFILMAETVYSVSSLQTLYNLIKKCLQHPDGVVYMAAKKYYFGVGGGSRRFLSLVEKDGVLSSSLVAEITDGSSNVREVWKLAFK; the protein is encoded by the exons ATGGAAACGTTTCAGTTATTCTCTTCCTCTGCTTCTGGCTTCGGAATCTTCGATGATTCTGCACAACAATCTCCTGCCATACCTCCTCCACCTTGCGTTGAAGTCCTCGCTTCTgag GTTCCTTCATCTGCTATAAACAACTGGGACTTGGTTAATTTGGATGGAGTTACTTTGTTAAAG GGGCGCGTGAGtacccaacaagtttttggtttGTCCAACTCCGATTTAGTTCCCGGGAAATATGAAG GAGGACTGAAGCTGTGGGAAGGTTCACTTGATTTAATTAAGGCCCTTCGTTCAGATATCAGAACTGGTCTTGCATCATTTGGCGGGAAGCGAGTATTGGAG gtaGGATGCGGCCATGGATTGCCTGGAATCTTTGCATTGCTCGAG GGGGCTGCTGCTGTACATTTTCAAGACTTCAATGCTGAGGTCCTACGTTGCCTCACCATTCCTAATCTAAATGCAAATATTTCTGGAGAATCTCAACCATCACCATCCAACCCGACAATTTGTGACAAGGCAGAAGTTCGCTTTTTTGCTGGTGATTGGAGTGGAATTGATAAACTGCTCCCTCATGTTAGTACGGATGATAATTGTGGTGGTGGTTATGACTTTATTCTGATGGCTGAGACAGTTTACTCGGTCAGCAGTCTCCAAACTCTttataatcttattaaaaaG TGCTTGCAACATCCTGATGGAGTTGTATACATGGCAGCAAAGAAGTATTATTTTGGAGTAGGTGGTGGATCTCGTCGATTTCTGTCCCTGGTAGAAAAGGATG GTGTCTTGAGCAGTAGCCTGGTTGCTGAAATCACAGACGGTTCATCCAATGTGCGTGAAGTATGGAAGCTTGCATTCAAGTAG
- the LOC106778312 gene encoding selenium-binding protein 1: MSNGHGCCKTGPGYASPLEAMSGPRESLIYVTAVYSGTGIEKPDYLATVDVDPNSPTYSKVIHRLPVPYLGDELHHTGWNSCSSCHGDPSAQRRFLIVPALVSGRVYVIDVKTNPKAPSLHKVVDPADIIEKTGLAYPHTSHCLASGEIMISCLGDKDGNAEGNGFLLLDSEFNVKGRWEKPGHSPQYGYDFWYQPRHNTMISTSWGAPRAFTKGFNLEHLSEGLYGKHLHVYDWPGGELRQTLDLGDSGLLPLEIRFLHDPAKDTGFVGSALTSNMIRFFKNQDGSWSHEVSISVKPLKVQNWILPEMPGLITDFLISLDDRFLYFVNWLHGDIRQYNIEDVKNPKLTGQVWVGGLIQKGSPIVAVTDDGETWQAEVPEIQGKKLRAGPQMIQLSLDGKRLYATNSLFSTWDKQFYPDLVKQGSHIIQIDVDTEKGGLKINPNFFVDFGTEPHGPSLAHEMRYPGGDCTSDIWI, encoded by the exons atgaGTAACGGCCATGGATGCTGCAAAACAGGGCCAGGCTATGCTTCGCCGCTGGAAGCCATGTCTGGTCCAAGAGAGTCTCTCATTTATGTCACCGCTGTCTATTCAG GAACGGGAATTGAGAAGCCTGACTATTTGGCCACAGTCGACGTGGATCCAAACTCTCCCACTTATTCCAAAGTCATCCATAGGCTACCTGTTCCTTATTTGGGTGATGAATTGCATCACACTGGCTGGAATTCATGCAGCTCTTGCCATGGAGATCCGTCGGCCCAGCGACGATTTCTCATCGTGCCTGCTCTCGT ATCGGGTCGCGTATATGTTATTGATGTGAAAACAAATCCAAAGGCTCCATCTTTGCACAAGGTTGTTGATCCTGCAGATATCATTGAGAAGACTGGATTAGCTTATCCACACACGTCTCACTGCCTTGCTTCTGGTGAAATTATGATCTCATGTCTTGGAGACAAGGATGGAAATGCTGAAGGCAATGGGTTTCTTCTTCTTGACTCAGAGTTTAACGTGAAAGGAAG GTGGGAGAAACCAGGGCACAGTCCACAATATGGATATGACTTTTGGTACCAACCACGACACAACACTATGATAAGCACATCATGGGGTGCTCCCAGAGCTTTCACGAAAGGTTTTAACTTAGAGCATCTCTCTGAAGGATTATATGGCAAGCATCTCCATGTATATGACTGGCCTGGGGGCGAACTGAGACAAACACTGGACCTTGGTGATTCAGGGCTTCTACCCTTGGAG ATAAGGTTCTTGCATGATCCTGCTAAAGATACAGGTTTTGTTGGGAGTGCATTGACAAGTAACATGATACGATTCTTCAAGAACCAAGATGGATCATGGAGCCATGAG GTTTCCATATCAGTGAAACCACTGAAAGTGCAGAACTGGATACTTCCTGAAATGCCTGGGCTTATAACTGATTTTCTGATCTCTCTTGATGACCGGTTTCTGTACTTTGTAAACTGGCTTCACGGGGATATAAGGCAATATAACATTGAGGACGTTAAAAATCCTAAACTGACTGGACAAGTATGGGTTGGTGGACTTATCCAGAAAGGAAGCCCTATAGTAGCTGTAACAGATGATGGAGAAACTTGGCAAGCCGAGGTTCCAGAGATTCAG GGGAAAAAGTTGAGAGCGGGCCCTCAGATGATTCAATTGAGTTTAGATGGGAAGCGGCTGTATGCTACAAATTCACTATTTAGTACATGGGACAAACAATTTTATCCAGATCTTGTCAAGCAGGGCTCCCACATAATACAGATTGATGTTGATACTGAGAAAGGTGGCCTGAAAATCAACCCCAACTTCTTCGTCGACTTTGGAACTGAGCCTCATGGTCCTTCTCTTGCCCATGAGATGAGATATCCTGGTGGTGACTGTACTTCGGATATATGGATTTGA
- the LOC106778278 gene encoding pentatricopeptide repeat-containing protein At4g14050, mitochondrial — MSVAEFLHSQLCSVGRQSPCLAKKIHGQIIKAGLNQHEPIPNTLLDAYGKCGLVEDAIQLFDALPRRNPVAWASLLTACNLANRPRRALSISRSLLAAGFHPDHFVFASLVKACSNLGSLHVKQGKQVHVRFFLSPFSDDDVVKSSLVDMYAKFGLPDYGRAVFDSISSLNSISWTAMISGYARSGRKLEAFQLFRQTPYRNLFAWTALISGLVQSGNGFEALNMFVEMRHDGVSVTDPLVLSSVVGACANLALWELGKQMHGLVIALGYGSCLFISNALVDMYAKCSDLVAAKYIFWDMCRKDVVSWTSIIVGSAQHGQAEEALGLYDGMVLAGVKPNEVTFVGLIHACSHAGLVSKGRALFRSMVEDYGIEPSLQHYTCLLDLFSRSGHLHEAESLIRTMPVSPDEPTWAALLSACKRHGNTQMAVRIADHLLNLKPEEPSSYILLSNVYAGAGMWENVSKVRKLMMVMEVKKEPGYSCVDLGKESHVFYAGETSHPMKNEIIGLIRELDAEMRKRGYTPDTSSVLHDMDQQEKERQLFWHSERLAVAYGLLKAVPGTIIRIVKNLRVCGDCHTVLKLISTITNREIYVRDAKRYHHFKDGICSCNDFW, encoded by the coding sequence ATGTCAGTCGCTGAGTTTCTCCATTCTCAACTGTGCTCCGTGGGAAGGCAGAGCCCGTGCCTGGCGAAGAAGATTCATGGACAAATCATAAAAGCTGGTCTTAACCAACATGAACCCATCCCCAACACACTTTTAGATGCATATGGCAAGTGTGGTCTCGTAGAAGACGCAATCCAACTGTTCGACGCATTGCCCCGCCGAAACCCTGTCGCATGGGCCTCCCTTCTCACCGCCTGCAATCTCGCCAACCGCCCTCGTCGTGCTCTCTCCATCTCACGGTCCCTTCTCGCTGCAGGCTTCCACCCCGACCACTTCGTCTTCGCCTCCCTCGTCAAAGCTTGTTCTAACTTGGGTTCTCTTCACGTGAAACAAGGGAAACAAGTGCATGTTCGCTTCTTCCTCTCACCATTCTCCGATGATGACGTTGTCAAGTCATCTTTGGTCGACATGTACGCGAAATTCGGGTTGCCCGATTACGGGCGTGCCGTTTTCGACTCCATTTCTTCGTTGAATTCGATTTCTTGGACTGCCATGATATCTGGGTATGCGCGAAGTGGGCGAAAGTTGGAGGCTTTTCAACTGTTTCGTCAAACGCCGTATCGGAACTTGTTTGCTTGGACTGCTTTGATTTCCGGGTTGGTCCAGAGTGGGAACGGATTTGAGGCTTTGAACATGTTTGTTGAAATGCGGCATGATGGGGTCAGTGTAACAGACCCGTTGGTTCTTTCCAGTGTGGTTGGTGCTTGTGCTAATTTAGCTCTTTGGGAGCTGGGTAAACAGATGCACGGTCTGGTTATAGCCCTTGGCTATGGGTCTTGCTTGTTTATAAGCAATGCACTTGTAGATATGTATGCCAAATGCAGTGACCTTGTTGCTGCAAAGTATATTTTCTGGGACATGTGCAGAAAGGATGTGGTTTCTTGGACTTCCATAATTGTTGGCAGTGCCCAACATGGACAGGCTGAGGAAGCTCTGGGTCTGTATGATGGCATGGTTTTGGCTGGGGTTAAGCCAAATGAGGTGACCTTTGTAGGGTTGATTCATGCATGTAGCCATGCTGGCCTGGTTAGCAAGGGCAGGGCTTTGTTCAGGTCTATGGTTGAAGATTATGGAATTGAACCCTCTCTTCAGCACTATACTTGTTTGCTAGATCTTTTTAGTCGATCAGGGCACCTTCATGAGGCTGAGAGTCTCATTAGAACTATGCCAGTCAGCCCTGATGAACCCACTTGGGCTGCTTTGCTTAGTGCTTGCAAGCGGCATGGTAACACCCAGATGGCAGTTAGGATTGCTGATCatctattaaatttaaaaccagAAGAACCTTCTTCTTATATATTGTTATCTAACGTATATGCCGGAGCTGGTATGTGGGAGAATGTTTCAAAAGTGAGAAAGTTAATGATGGTCATGGAAGTAAAAAAGGAACCAGGTTATAGCTGCGTCGACTTGGGAAAGGAAAGCCATGTGTTTTATGCTGGAGAGACTTCTCACCCAATGAAGAATGAGATTATAGGTTTAATTAGGGAGTTGGATGCAGAGATGAGGAAAAGGGGTTATACTCCTGATACCAGCTCGGTTTTACATGACATGGATCAACAAGAGAAGGAAAGACAACTTTTCTGGCACAGTGAGAGGTTGGCTGTGGCTTATGGGCTTCTAAAGGCTGTTCCAGGGACTATAATACGTATAGTGAAAAATCTTCGTGTTTGTGGAGATTGTCATACTGTTCTGAAACTCATCAGCACTATAACAAATAGGGAAATTTATGTCCGAGATGCAAAAAGATATCACCATTTTAAAGATGGGATTTGTTCTTGCAATGACTTTTGGTGA